The Bifidobacterium bifidum ATCC 29521 = JCM 1255 = DSM 20456 region ATCATGGTGGCACGTTCTGCGCCATAGAATACATGACTTTTACTCGGCATAGGATACACGATTTGAAATACTCGTAAAATACGACACGTGGGGCACAATAGAAGAAGTTGTAATTTTCTGAGGAAAGTGGTGTGAACATGCCTGAGAACCCGCTCACACAAGCCCGGTTCGACCACGTCGACGACACGGGTCGTCTCGTGTTCGCGTCAGGCGACGAGCGTTTCTTCGTCGATGTGGACGAAACGCTGGAACGCGCCATTCTGGAAGCGAAACAGATCCGCGAGGAGTCCCGGTCGGCTCCCAGCGCATCCAGCTCGGCTACGCTACCGATCTCGCAGATTCAGGCGCTTATCCGGGCCGGCGCGGATCCCGCGCGGGTGGCGGAACGATACCGTCTCAGCGAGGCGCTGGTGCGGCGTTTCTCGTCCGCCGTCGAGGTCGAGAAGCAGTACGCCATCGAGCAGTTCCTCACCGTGCCGGCCCCCAAGGAGAGCCGTGGGCGGACCACCGCCGACGTGGTGGAGCGCGCGCTGGCGCTGTCCGGCATCGGCATGGAATCGGTGACGTGGAAGGCGACACGCCGGGGACTCGAACCGTGGAAGATCACCGCGACGTTCGACGCCGCGGGGCGCACCGCCAGGGCGGAATGGTCCTGGAACATGCACGACAACGCGGTGGCATGCCTGAACTCCACGGCGAAGAAGCTGCTGGGAACGGCGACGGGCGCGCGCGGCGACGGGACCGAGGGCACGCCCTCCGAGATGCTGCCTGCGACGCTGCCCGGGGATTCGGTACGCTCGGCGAGGATAGAGCGCACCGTGTCGGCGTGGAACACCCCTGCCCCGACACTGCCTGCGGCTCGCCCCGAAGCGCGGATGCCACGTTCGGCGTCCCCGTTGGACGTGCGCACCGAGCCTGCGCCATCCGAGGAAGGCCCCTCAATCGACATCCCGCGCACCGGCGCGCTTCCGGCGAAGGCCGGCGAGGCCGCGCTCGGCGCCGCCGAGTCGAAACCGCCGCGGCCGACACCGGATTCGGGCACGTCCGCTTCCGCGGCTCAGACGGCGCCCGAGATCGAATCCGAATCCGGCAAGACGTCTGCCGAACGCTCCGACCGGCAGACGCCGCCTGCGAAACGCCGTTCGGGTCGCTCCGCCGTGCCCAGCTGGGACGAGATTCTCTTCGGCGAGTAGGATCGTCTGGCCCGCCGTCGCTGTCCAGCGAGACACGTCAATCCTTTTTTACGGAAAAACGCGACAGGCCGTCCGGATAATGAGACATCGGCGTGACACGTTCGGCATCGAAACGGTCACGCCACGTCAATCAGGCAGGGAATGTCCATTTCCAGCGCCGTCTGCGAGCCATGCACACCCGGCAGACGCGTCGCCTTGTCGGTCTGGATGCGCGAATCCACGAAGGTCGCCCTCCCGGCCGCCGATACCAGCACGTCACCGAGCATCGGCCTGACACGCGGCTCGACGACACCGAACATGCCCTGATCGATCGCCTCATCCCGGGTACGCACCAGGGCGGCGTCACCCAGCCGATCGCGCCATCGACGCGCGATGTCATTCGGGTCGCAATCCGGCTCGGCATACAGCATCAGAGACCTGGGCTCCCCGCCGACCAGGGCCACGCCCCGGGCGAGCTCGGGATTCTCGGCGATATCGACGCGCTGGTCCGGATCCGAACCGACCATGCCATGATCAGCCACGATGACGATGAGCGTGCCCCTCGGCGCAAGCCTGTGCAATTGCGCCAGCTGTTCGTCAACCCGCTCGAACACGGCCGTCCACTGCTCGGACTCCCAGCCGTAGGCGTGCCCCACCTTGTCGGCATCGCGGATGTATAGGTACGTCAGCCCCGGCGTCTTCGAGGCCTCGCACGCGGCCCTCACGCGGCCGAGCGGCCGCATATCGCCCTTGTAGTCCGCACCGCGCAACGCGGCCTTCGTCAGCGGGGAGTCGGCGAACTTCGGCAGTCCGCAGCTGGTGACCCGCACGCCGGCGGCCCGCAGGGTCTCGAACACCGTGGGCTCCCTCTGCAGGTCCAGAGGCGCGATCGCGTTGTCGAACTGGATCAGCTGCGACAGCTCCCCCGTTTGGGTGTTGCGCTGCGTGTAGCCCGCCATCCCCGTCAGGCCCGGGCACGTGCCGGTGCCGAAAGCCGCCATCGCGGCGACGGTGGTGCTCGGCGCGCATGTGGCGATGGGCCTGTCGTTGGACTCGTCGCGCAGCAATGCGCGCAGATACGGACTGTGTCCGACGCGCATCCGAAGGTTCCAGTAGCCAAGGCCGTCAACCAGCGCCACGATCACGCTGTCGGCCTTGGGAACCCCCAAGGCGACGCGCAAGGCCTCTGGATCATGGTGGATCCGCGTGGCGACCGGATGCCCTATCGCCGCGCTGACCGCCGGCAGCACGGCGGACAGGTGCAGCGCCCCGCCGCGTACGGCGTCGCGCCGCCAGTCGCCATACCGAACGGTCGGTATCGTCTGCAGCAATTCGTCCATGCTCGCGATTTCAGCGTTCATGTTTTCCATTCAAGCACCGTCCGTCGGAAAAGGACACGGCTGGGCGGGATTCTTGGCATGATTGTTCGCTATCATGGACGATTGGATTTTTCAACGGCACCATTTCGGCCATTCGCGCCATGCGGATGGCCGAAGCACAGATTGGGGAATGGCACCTATGGCACATCGCACCACGACTCATCAGGCCTATGACCCGCGTCAGGTCCAAGAGCATATCGTGGAAACGCCGTTGAACGAGGAAATGAGCAAGTCGTTCCTCGAATACGCGTATTCGGTGATCTACGCGCGAGCCCTGCCTGACGCGCGCGACGGCCTCAAGCCCGTGCAGCGCCGCATCATCTACCAGATGGGCGAGATGAACCTGACGCCCGACCGCCCGTACATGAAATCGGCCCGCGTGGTGGGCGAGGTGATGGGCAAGCTCCACCCCCACGGCGATTCAGCCATCTACGAGGCGATGGTGCGTCTCGCGCAGCCGTTCGCGATGCGTCTCGCGCTGGTGGACGGCCATGGCAATTTCGGCTCGCTGGACGACGGCCCGGCCGCCTCCCGATACACCGAGGCCCGTCTGGCGCCCGCGGCGCTGGGCATGAACGCCGACATCGACGAGGACACCGTCGATTTCACGCCGAACTACGACAACAAGCTCAAGGAGCCGACCGTGCTGCCGGCCGCGATCCCCAACCTGCTGGTCAACGGCGGTTCGGGCATCGCTGTCGGCATGGCCACGAACATGGCGACCCACAATCTCGGCGAGGTCGTCGCGGCCGCGAAGCACCTGATGGCGCATCCCGACGCCACGCTGGAGGAGCTCATGCGCTACGTGCCGGGCCCCGATTGGCCGGGCGGCGGCATCATCATCGGGCGAAACGGCATCCGCGAAGCGTACGAGACCGGCCGCGGCACACTCACCACGCGGTCGATGACGCATTTCGAGAACGTGACGGCGCGCAAGAAGGCCATCGTGGTCACCGAGCTGCCGTTCATGGTCGGCCCCGAACGGGTGCTGGAACGCATTTCCGAAGGGGTGAAGAACCGCAAGCTGGAGGGAATCTCCGGCGCCATCGACCTGACCGACCGCCATAACGGCACCAGGCTGGTCATCGAGATCAAGACCGGTTTCGACCCGAACGCCGTGCTCGCGCAGCTGTTCCGACACACGCCGCTGCAGGACAATTTCACGATGAACAACGTCGCGCTGGTGGATGGCCGGCCCCACACCATGGGTCTCAAGGAGATGCTGCAGGTGTGGATCGACCACCGCCGCATCGTGGTGCGCCGGCGCAGCGAATTCCGCCGCCGGAAGGCGCTTGAGCGCCTGCACCTGGTCGAGGGTCTGCTGCTGGCCATGATCGACATCGACGAGGTCATCCAGGTCATCCGCACCTCGGATGACGCCGACGCCGCGAAGTCGCGGCTGATCGCGGTCTTCGACCTTGACGACGTGCAGGCGCAGTACATCCTTGACCTGCGCCTTCGCCGGCTCACACGCATGAGCCGCATCGAGCTGGAGGCGGAGCGCGACGACCTCAAGCGGCGGATCGAGGAGCTGGAGCGTATACTGGCCTCCGCGCAGGAACTGGACCGCGTGGTCGTCGACGAAATGGATCAGGCGGTTGCCGAATACGGGACGCCTCGCCGTACCGTGCTGCTGGACGAGGCCGAGGACGGCACGCTGACGCCGGTGACCCCTCATGGAGACGACAGCGTGAACGCGGCCGCGATGAAGGCCGCCGCAGCCGCGGCCACCCTGTCGTCGGCCGAAGCGGACGTGGCCGCCGCGGCCGCGGCCAGGAAGGCCGGCGAGGATGCCGCGGCAGTCGCGGCGCTGCAAATCGACGACGAGCCGTGCACGGTGATGCTCGGCGCGTCCGGCACGATAGCGCGCTCCACCCCGGCCGCATTGGATGCCTGGGAGTCACGGTCGACGAGCGACGAACGCACGAAGGACGACCACATCGTGTCCATCTTCCGCACCACTACACGGTCCTCGTACGGGCTGGTCACGTCCGCCGGGCGTCTGGTGCTGGCCCATGTGGTCGAATTGCCCGCGCTCGCCGCATCGCCGCAGACGAACGTCGCCGGCGGCATACCGGCCGACGAGCTGATCGGCATGACCGAAAGCACCGATCCGATTCCCGGCGAGCATGTCGTCGCCGCCATCCCCATGGATCAGCGCGACGACGACGGCCCGACCCCCGCTCCCCTGGCCATCGGCACACGGGCCGGCGTGGTGAAACGCTGGAACCGCGAGGCCCCCACCACGATGGACTCCTGGAGTGTCATCGACCTCAAGGACGGCGACTCCGTGCTGTTCGCCGCCGACGCGGCGGACGAAGACCGCCTCGTGTTCATCGCGTCCGACTCCTCGCTGCTGACGTTCGATGCCGGGAACGTGCGCCCGCAGGGTCGCACCGCCGGCGGCATGGCGGGAATCCGTCTGGCTGAGGGATGCACGGCGATCACGTTCAACGTGGTGCCCGCAGGCAAGATCGCGTGGACGTACGAAGAGGGCGACAACGGCATGTTCTCCGCGTCCGGAGCCGTCGTGCTGACGGTCGCCGGAGACAAGGACGCGCTGCCCGGCACCGAAAACGGTGCGGCCAAGGTGACGCCGTTGGAGATGTACCCGACCAAGGGCCGCGGCACCGGCGGAGTGAGGTCGCAGCGTTTCCTCAAGGGCCAGAACACCCTGATCTTCGCCCGCGTCGGCATGTACCCGCTGCACGCCTCCACCGAGGGAGGCTCGCCGGTGGAGCTGCCCAAGCCCGACATGCGCCGCGACGCATCCGGTGTTGATCTGGCCGCGCCTGTCGCCTTCTGTGGATGAGGCTGTTTCGGGGCCGGTGCCTTCAGCGAGCATCGCCCCCCCCTCACACACCTGTGGGGCGTAGGGGGGGTGCCGTCCACGTTTCGGCAGACGCGCAGTTCCTGCAGGCGCGCAATATCAGATGGCACGCCGTGTCGGATGATGCGCAATGCCGGATGGCGTACCTCACGCGTAGATACGCCGGTGACCTGGCGCTGGCGGCGGAACATATCGGAGACCGGCGGCGGCTGTCAGCAGTAGAGCCTCATGCCTTGGGGTACGGGGACGAATCCCGCGACGTGCAGCATGCGCGACCACTCGCCTCGCACAGTCAATGGCTCGTCGTTGGCATCACAGAAGGTGACACCCCCGCGAATACCCCCGTCACGCAGGTTTCGCTGCAATGCGTAGGCGAGCTCGTTGCAGGCCTGCTGCAATGCGGGATCCGCGTCCTGCGCGAGCAACAGATGATGGCTTCGGGGCACCGCGTATGCCAGCAATCGTCCACCCCGGAGCACGACCGATGCGCCGGAGCGCCGCGCCGGCCTGATCGAAAACCCGCCTATCGTTCGTGGCCATGCGATGACGCTTCCGTACAGGTTGGCGGGGTCGGTGGCGTCCAACACGACCGCGGAGGGTTCCGCCGCGCATGCCCGCAGCGCATCCACGGTCTGACGCGACGCGAACTGTGCGGCACCGCATCCGCTGACGAACATGCCGCGCATCAATGCGCCATGCTCTTCCATGCGTCTGAGCACCGGATACAGGCCCGAGAATCCGCCGTCCAGACGTTCCTTGTCGATCATGGGCGGAGCTATGACGCCGTAACGGTCCAGCAACGCCTCAATCCGCGCGATGGCGACCCGCTCCGCGGACGCCTCCTGCATATCTGCATGAGGCACGGCGGACCATAGTCCCGTCATGTTCGCCGGGACACTGACCCTGACCCGCACCCTGCGCCGTGATGCACGGGCTGGGGCCTTCACCGCATGGGATGACGCTCCGAGGGATCTCAGCGGATCGAACGAGCTGTTGGTGACCTTCCCCTGCCAGACCAGCGACCATAGGGCCTCCTCGAACTGGGAGTCGGACCATGGGTGGGGCAATATCTCGCCGGTGGATTCGTCCACGCATTCCGACGACGCGTCCCATGCCGCGCGCGTCAGCCCTGCGAGCTGATTCGCATGATATGCCCCGCCCGGTGCCAGCACGGCCATCACCGCATCCGGCAGCGTGACCGGCTCCCCGGGGGCTTCGCCGTTCTTCTCCCCATCCTGCACTGTCAGAAGCAGGGAGTCCGCCGGATGCAATGCGACGAGTCCTGGTTCCTTCGCCTTGCTGCCGGTGGTCTTGGAACCCACCCAGACGATCTCGCCGGAGGAGAGCAGGCCGTCGAGCATCGCCGGACGATAGTCGCGCACCCGTGCCGGCAATACGGACGATTCCCATACCGAGGGAGGCAGGGCGACGCCTTCCAGCTGCTCGATGACACGCATCACCCCGTCTTCGCCGTCATATCGTTCGCCGCCCACCGGCCCGACACCTTGCAGCCCGATAAGGAATGTCTGGTATTCGCTCAATTCGACGGGCTTGGTCTCGGCTCGGGCCTTGGCCAGCGACCTGGCCCGGATGCGTCGGAACACCTCCTTGTGCAGCCATGCCTTTCCTCCGTCCTCGGCGGCGATGCCGTCAAGGACCTCTCCTCGTGCTTTGAGCATGTCCAAGGCGTGCACCGCGCCGGCCGCGTCGATCGACAGGTCCGCCATCATCCGTTCGACAGTGAAAGGCCCGTGCGTCTTGGCATATCTTGCGACCCGGCCATCGATGTCATCGTCCGGCAGCTCGTTCCAGAACGTCCTGTGCCCCAGCTCCTCCTCGACCTCATGCACGGCCCGAGGATCCATGATCGCCGAGAAATCGGCCTGCCCCAGCAGCCGTTCCAGCACATCGGGATCGATCGACAGCAGTTGCGCCGATCGTTCCGCCTGAGGCACGTCGTACTGGTACATGACGGTGCCCACATAGCCGAACAGCAGGTTCTCGGCGAATGGGGACGCAATGTCGGTCGTCACATCGACCAGACCGATGTTTCCCGACTGAATGTCCGTCATGATGCGACGCAACGCGGGCATGTCGTAATCGTCCTGCAGGCATTCGCGGGCGGTTTCCAGCAGCAGCGGAAAATTGCGTTTCAGCCGCGCGGCGTTCAACAGTTGCGCGGCACGCAGTCTCTGCTGCCATAGCGGCACGCGCCTGCCGGGATCGGTTCTGGGGAGGAACAGCGAGCGTGCGGCGCATTCCCTGAACCGGGCCGCGAACAGCACCGTCTCCCCCACCTGCGTCTCGATCATGCGCTGCATGTCGTCAGGGTCGAACCTGATGAGCTCCGGGACATCGATGTCATGCTCCTGGGCGGGAAGCCTCAGGACGATGCCGTCATCGGCGGCGTATGCCTGGCCGTCGAATCCATAACGCTGCTTGAGACGCGCGGTGATTGCCATCGCCCATGGCTCATGCACGCGACGGCCATATCGGGAATGGATGATGACCCGCCAGTCCCCCTCGTCGTCGGGGCAACGTTCGATCACCATGCGGCGGTCATCCGGCACGACGCCGGTGGCCTTCCTCTGCTCCGCCAGCAGTCGGGCGAGGTTTTCCACGGCGTTGTCGTCCAGCCCGTCATCGTGCAGGCGGTCTGCCGTGGCGGTGTCGAACCGTGGATGGCCCGCTTCTGCGGCATCCGTCAGCCCAGTGCAGACCTGCCGAATGAAAGCGCCTTCGGCCGTACCGAACCCGCAGTCCCTGCCGCTGCCGTCCCCGTGCCAGAACGGCAGACGGGCCGTCCTGCCCGGTGCCGGGGTGACGATCACGCGGTCGCGGGTGATTTCCTGAATCTGCCATGTGGATGTACCCAGGGTGATGATGTCGCCGACACGGGACTCGTACACCATTTCCTCGTCGAGTTCCCCCACTCTTCGAGGCCCTTTGCCCCCATCCGTCTCGGGCAGCACCACGGTGTACAGTCCGCGATCTGGAATCGTGCCGCCGCTGGTCACGGCGAGCCGCTGCGCCCCGGGGCGGGCGGAGATCAGGTCCTCATCATGGTTCCACATCAGGCAGGGACGGAAGGCGGAGAAGTCCTCGCTGTCGTAGGCCCCCGTCATCATGCCCATCACCGAGTCGAACGTGCCGCGGTCGAGGTCGCGGAAGGGTGCCGACCTGCATACCGTCGCATACCAGTCGTCCGGCCTGAGGTCCTCCATCGATGCGGCCGCGACGGTCTGTTGGGCGAGCACATCCAGCGGGTTGCGGATCACCGATATCGGTTCGATGTCGCCGGCACGCATGCTTTCCACGCTCGCCGCCGCCCCGATGATCTGCTCCCGGGTCAAAGGGTAGATCAGCGCGTGGGACACCCCTCCGACACGATGATCCGCGCGTCCGATGCGCTGCAATCCTGACGATACCGACAACGGAGGCGATATCTGTATCACCAGATCCACCGACCCCATGTCGATGCCCAATTCCAGGCTGCTGGTGGCCACCACGCAACGCAGCAGGCCATGTTTGAGCTGTTCCTCGATCCGCTTGCGCCGCTCCTTGGACACCGACCCGTGATGGGCCATCGCGATGACGTCCCCGTCATCGTGAGACCGAGCCAGCATCGTCGTGGAGCCGACCACGGGATCGTAATGCCGGGAAAACCCACTGCGCCCCTCCGGTGACTGCGTCTGCGCGGCATCGGTGCCATGATCCTGTGCATACAGGTCGTTGAGCCTGGCGGTGAGCTTCTCCGCCAAGCCCCTCGAATTCACGAACACCAGTGTGGTGCGGTGGGAGAGCACCTGATCCAGCACGTCCCGCTCGATCACCGGCCATATGGATCCGCCCGCCCGATCCCCCGCGGCGCCGGTGATCGCCTGCGAATCGTATTGCGAATCCTCCGGCGAAACCAGAACCGACCGTCGATCCGGCGACACTGGCAGGCCACGCCGTTCGGCGAGCCGTCTCATGGCCGGGGTCACGCCGCTGATATGCGGGGCCGATGCCGCCGACGCGCCGACGCCTCCCGCACGGCCGGGCACATTGGCTGATTGGAGGTCCCTCATGTTCTCCAGCGGCTCAACGACGCGCAGATCCATCGCGGGCCTCTCCTGCGGATTGATGACGGTCACGGGATGGATCCCGCCGACGAATCTCGCGACCTCGTCGACAGGCCTTACCGTGGCGGACAACCCTATGCGCTGCGTCGCATGCCCGGCGAGCGCATCCAGCCGTTCCAGGCTCACGGCCAGGTGCGCGCCCCGTTTGGTGCCGGCGACGGCATGGACCTCATCGAGTATCACCGTTTCGACGTCGCGCAGGATGACGCGCGCCTTGGACGTCAGCAGCAGATACAGCGATTCCGGCGTCGTGACGAGGATGTCCGGCGGATGGGAGGCGATGGCGCGTCTCTCCCGTGTCGTCGTGTCACCGCTGCGTATGGCGATGCCGATATCGGGAGCGGCAAGGCCGGACGCCTCGCATTCGGCGGCGATGCCGTCGAGCGGAGCGCGGAGGTTCTTCGCGACATCGACGGCCAGCGCCTTCAGCGGCGAGACGTACAGCACCTTGACACGCCGAGTCCGACGCCGCTCTCCGGAAACGTCAGCCGCGCCCTTCGGAGCGGTCATGGCACCAGAGCCGTTCAGACGATCCGCCTCTCCCGTCATCAGGCGGTCGATGGCCGAGAGGAACGCGCATAATGTCTTGCCCGAGCCGGTGGGCGCGACCACCAGAGCATTGCCCCCGGCATGGATGACCGGCCATGCCTGGCTCTGCGCCGCAGTAGGTACATCAAACACATGTTTGAACCATGCCCTGGTAGGACCCGAGAACAGATTCAAACATTCGTACATATATTCGATTATGCGATGCAGCCTAGACCCACGACACACCGCTCGAAGACGGGCGACCTACTCCTCGACCCACTCCAGCACATCGCCCGGCTGGCACTCCAGCGCCTCGCAGATGCCGTCAAGCGTGGAGAAGCGTATGGCCTTGGCCCGCCCGTTCTTCAGCACCGAGACATTCGCCGGCGTGATGCCGACACGTTCCGCCAGCTCCCCCACCGACATTTTGCGTTTGGCGAGCATCACGTCGAGGTTCACTCGGATCGCCATGTCAGATCACCACCTCCAGCTTGTCGTGCTGGGCGATGGCGGCCAGCAGCGAGCGCATGACCAGCATCAGCAGCACGAACGCCGCGAGCAGCAGCAGGCCGACCGCGCCCAGCGCGACATCCACATAGGCGCCCGACGCCGGGTCGCGGTATTCGGCATGGGCGAGACCTCCGTACAGCGTCACGAACAACACCAGCGCCGCCTCCACCGCCGCGCATGCGATGATCGCATCGACCCAGCGAACCGCGCGGCCGGAGAACACGTCAAGCCGGTCCACCAACGTCAGCAGATTCCACAGCGGCACCATCGCCTCCTCGACGCACGCCACGCCCAGTATGCCCGCGACGGCATACACCCAACGCGACGGAGCGAATTCCGGGTTGGCCTGCACGACGTCGCCCGACACCACGACCATGGCGCATTGCCCCGCCGCGGACGCGCCGATCCCCCGCATGCAGTGCAGCCAGTTCATGTGACGACTCGCGTAATGGATCGCCACACAGTTGTTCAGCGCCGCATCGACGCCGCCTGCGCCCAATCCGTAGGGGACGGCGAGCAGCAAATTGGCCATGATTCTCCCGGTATTATCCAGTGGTATGTACGTTCGTACACATGCTAGGCGAACCGCAGGATATCCGTTCTCGCAGGCCGAACGAGCGCGCCGATCCGCCGCGCTCCGGACCCGTTCACGGACGCATGGTCATTCGCGCTCAGCGCAACCATAGCGTTTCTCGAATAAAAACGAGATGATTGACCCGGAAAACCTGAACGAGAAAAGGCGGCAACATGGTCGGCAATGACACGATACACACGGTCACGCGTAAGGAGCACGACTGCATCGGCTACATGGATGTGCCGAAAGACGTGTATTGGGGCATCCATACGCAGCGGGCGCTCGGTAACTTCACCGTCTCCCGCATCGCGGACTCCACCCATCCCCAGCTGATGCGGGCCTATGCGACCGTCAAACGCGCCTGTGCCGAAGCCAACGACGAGCTCGGACTGATCGACCACGACAAGGCACGGCTCATCGTCGCCGCATGCCACGACGTCGAGAACGGCGAGCTCGCCGACCAGTTCCCGGTCGACGTGCTGCAGGGCGGCGCCGGCACATCGACGAACATGAATATGAACGAGGTCATCGCCAATCGGGCGTTGGAGCTCGGCGGGCATCCCAAAGGCGATTATGGGTTCATCCACCCGAACGACGACGTGAACCATTCGCAATCGACCAACGACACCTACCCCGCGGCCTGCAAGCTCGCGCTGATCGACGCCATCGGGCCGCTCGCGGAAGAGACGAAGAAACTCACGCGGGCGTTCCACGACCTCGCCGACAAGCACACGAACGACGTCACCATCGGACGCACCCAGCTGCAGGATGCGGTGCCGATGACCTACGGTCAGGAATTCCACGCATTCGCAAGCTTCCTGAAAAGCGACCTCCTGGCACTCGAACACGTCGTCCCGCAACTGACCACACTGAACCTCGGCGCCACCGCCATCGGCACCGGCATCTGCGCCGACCTGCGGTTCCGCACGACCGCCACACGCCATCTGGCCGCCATCACCGGGCTGCCCATCACCGCGGCGGCGGATCCCGTGGCGGCCATGACCGATATGAGCGGATACATCGCCACGTCGCAGACGGTCAAGAACCTCGCCATACACCTGAAAAAGGCCGCCGACGACCTGCGGCTGCTCAATTCCGGCCCGCA contains the following coding sequences:
- a CDS encoding DNA gyrase/topoisomerase IV subunit A; translation: MAHRTTTHQAYDPRQVQEHIVETPLNEEMSKSFLEYAYSVIYARALPDARDGLKPVQRRIIYQMGEMNLTPDRPYMKSARVVGEVMGKLHPHGDSAIYEAMVRLAQPFAMRLALVDGHGNFGSLDDGPAASRYTEARLAPAALGMNADIDEDTVDFTPNYDNKLKEPTVLPAAIPNLLVNGGSGIAVGMATNMATHNLGEVVAAAKHLMAHPDATLEELMRYVPGPDWPGGGIIIGRNGIREAYETGRGTLTTRSMTHFENVTARKKAIVVTELPFMVGPERVLERISEGVKNRKLEGISGAIDLTDRHNGTRLVIEIKTGFDPNAVLAQLFRHTPLQDNFTMNNVALVDGRPHTMGLKEMLQVWIDHRRIVVRRRSEFRRRKALERLHLVEGLLLAMIDIDEVIQVIRTSDDADAAKSRLIAVFDLDDVQAQYILDLRLRRLTRMSRIELEAERDDLKRRIEELERILASAQELDRVVVDEMDQAVAEYGTPRRTVLLDEAEDGTLTPVTPHGDDSVNAAAMKAAAAAATLSSAEADVAAAAAARKAGEDAAAVAALQIDDEPCTVMLGASGTIARSTPAALDAWESRSTSDERTKDDHIVSIFRTTTRSSYGLVTSAGRLVLAHVVELPALAASPQTNVAGGIPADELIGMTESTDPIPGEHVVAAIPMDQRDDDGPTPAPLAIGTRAGVVKRWNREAPTTMDSWSVIDLKDGDSVLFAADAADEDRLVFIASDSSLLTFDAGNVRPQGRTAGGMAGIRLAEGCTAITFNVVPAGKIAWTYEEGDNGMFSASGAVVLTVAGDKDALPGTENGAAKVTPLEMYPTKGRGTGGVRSQRFLKGQNTLIFARVGMYPLHASTEGGSPVELPKPDMRRDASGVDLAAPVAFCG
- a CDS encoding alkaline phosphatase family protein; translated protein: MNAEIASMDELLQTIPTVRYGDWRRDAVRGGALHLSAVLPAVSAAIGHPVATRIHHDPEALRVALGVPKADSVIVALVDGLGYWNLRMRVGHSPYLRALLRDESNDRPIATCAPSTTVAAMAAFGTGTCPGLTGMAGYTQRNTQTGELSQLIQFDNAIAPLDLQREPTVFETLRAAGVRVTSCGLPKFADSPLTKAALRGADYKGDMRPLGRVRAACEASKTPGLTYLYIRDADKVGHAYGWESEQWTAVFERVDEQLAQLHRLAPRGTLIVIVADHGMVGSDPDQRVDIAENPELARGVALVGGEPRSLMLYAEPDCDPNDIARRWRDRLGDAALVRTRDEAIDQGMFGVVEPRVRPMLGDVLVSAAGRATFVDSRIQTDKATRLPGVHGSQTALEMDIPCLIDVA
- a CDS encoding DEAD/DEAH box helicase, yielding MYECLNLFSGPTRAWFKHVFDVPTAAQSQAWPVIHAGGNALVVAPTGSGKTLCAFLSAIDRLMTGEADRLNGSGAMTAPKGAADVSGERRRTRRVKVLYVSPLKALAVDVAKNLRAPLDGIAAECEASGLAAPDIGIAIRSGDTTTRERRAIASHPPDILVTTPESLYLLLTSKARVILRDVETVILDEVHAVAGTKRGAHLAVSLERLDALAGHATQRIGLSATVRPVDEVARFVGGIHPVTVINPQERPAMDLRVVEPLENMRDLQSANVPGRAGGVGASAASAPHISGVTPAMRRLAERRGLPVSPDRRSVLVSPEDSQYDSQAITGAAGDRAGGSIWPVIERDVLDQVLSHRTTLVFVNSRGLAEKLTARLNDLYAQDHGTDAAQTQSPEGRSGFSRHYDPVVGSTTMLARSHDDGDVIAMAHHGSVSKERRKRIEEQLKHGLLRCVVATSSLELGIDMGSVDLVIQISPPLSVSSGLQRIGRADHRVGGVSHALIYPLTREQIIGAAASVESMRAGDIEPISVIRNPLDVLAQQTVAAASMEDLRPDDWYATVCRSAPFRDLDRGTFDSVMGMMTGAYDSEDFSAFRPCLMWNHDEDLISARPGAQRLAVTSGGTIPDRGLYTVVLPETDGGKGPRRVGELDEEMVYESRVGDIITLGTSTWQIQEITRDRVIVTPAPGRTARLPFWHGDGSGRDCGFGTAEGAFIRQVCTGLTDAAEAGHPRFDTATADRLHDDGLDDNAVENLARLLAEQRKATGVVPDDRRMVIERCPDDEGDWRVIIHSRYGRRVHEPWAMAITARLKQRYGFDGQAYAADDGIVLRLPAQEHDIDVPELIRFDPDDMQRMIETQVGETVLFAARFRECAARSLFLPRTDPGRRVPLWQQRLRAAQLLNAARLKRNFPLLLETARECLQDDYDMPALRRIMTDIQSGNIGLVDVTTDIASPFAENLLFGYVGTVMYQYDVPQAERSAQLLSIDPDVLERLLGQADFSAIMDPRAVHEVEEELGHRTFWNELPDDDIDGRVARYAKTHGPFTVERMMADLSIDAAGAVHALDMLKARGEVLDGIAAEDGGKAWLHKEVFRRIRARSLAKARAETKPVELSEYQTFLIGLQGVGPVGGERYDGEDGVMRVIEQLEGVALPPSVWESSVLPARVRDYRPAMLDGLLSSGEIVWVGSKTTGSKAKEPGLVALHPADSLLLTVQDGEKNGEAPGEPVTLPDAVMAVLAPGGAYHANQLAGLTRAAWDASSECVDESTGEILPHPWSDSQFEEALWSLVWQGKVTNSSFDPLRSLGASSHAVKAPARASRRRVRVRVSVPANMTGLWSAVPHADMQEASAERVAIARIEALLDRYGVIAPPMIDKERLDGGFSGLYPVLRRMEEHGALMRGMFVSGCGAAQFASRQTVDALRACAAEPSAVVLDATDPANLYGSVIAWPRTIGGFSIRPARRSGASVVLRGGRLLAYAVPRSHHLLLAQDADPALQQACNELAYALQRNLRDGGIRGGVTFCDANDEPLTVRGEWSRMLHVAGFVPVPQGMRLYC
- the sepH gene encoding septation protein SepH, giving the protein MPENPLTQARFDHVDDTGRLVFASGDERFFVDVDETLERAILEAKQIREESRSAPSASSSATLPISQIQALIRAGADPARVAERYRLSEALVRRFSSAVEVEKQYAIEQFLTVPAPKESRGRTTADVVERALALSGIGMESVTWKATRRGLEPWKITATFDAAGRTARAEWSWNMHDNAVACLNSTAKKLLGTATGARGDGTEGTPSEMLPATLPGDSVRSARIERTVSAWNTPAPTLPAARPEARMPRSASPLDVRTEPAPSEEGPSIDIPRTGALPAKAGEAALGAAESKPPRPTPDSGTSASAAQTAPEIESESGKTSAERSDRQTPPAKRRSGRSAVPSWDEILFGE
- a CDS encoding helix-turn-helix domain-containing protein, with product MAIRVNLDVMLAKRKMSVGELAERVGITPANVSVLKNGRAKAIRFSTLDGICEALECQPGDVLEWVEE